In Sesamum indicum cultivar Zhongzhi No. 13 linkage group LG8, S_indicum_v1.0, whole genome shotgun sequence, the sequence ACTTTTGTATGTTCTGGAGTAGATTAGATAGTTTACCGAAACACAAAGACAAAGCAACTGGGAAAACGGGGCAATAGTCAAGTTAGAAGAGATGCTTGTCCATGAAAGAATTGAAGAATTACCCTCAAGACAGAAATTATACAGGTCTCCACGGAAAACAGTAAAGTATGTAACAACTCAAAGAATTTAGAATTTCACCTTGACATAGAAAAAAGTACAGCACAagatattttctttacaaCTTAAGTTAACAAGAAGATTCATACATGCAATTACAGACATTATCTGTGGCATTTCTCCATGATGTACATTACTAATGTGAGATATCTTTTGATAGAGTTATATAGAATAACTAGCTAGAATAGTTAGAATGCTAAGAACGAGAGATTCGGGTAAGATGTAATTTTGAACCTGAAAGACAGACGTGATGAATCCTCTAGCCCATGTTGTTACGGATTTGCAGGCCCTTCAGTGATTCTGGACAATATCAAGATCCTTGAATTTCTCCAACTCAGATTCTAATGTCTTGGCTATATCTTCTTCATCAGCATCCTCAGGCAAAGATACATGTACCGACCCCTGTTTTACTGGTGCAGCAGGTTTACTAATGAAGAATTGCTGCTGAGTGTAATTGTAAAGTTGCTGGTGAAAGGGATGGTCCAAGGAAAAGCAATTCTCAACAGAGTCCAAGTGATTGGAAGAGCCGGTTGACCTCTTACGGCAGAAATGGGGAAGGGAGGAATAATCCATTATCTGCACCcaaacacaaataatttttctttaaagctTTTACTTGCCAAAGAAATATCTTAACTGTGAACATGGAAAGTGTTATTTCACTGACTTCATGAAGGAGAGGAGCTCGTCCCTTAGGTTCCAGATTAAGTTTGTGCcatgtaataaatttagtttcttAATACAATGTGCCGTAAAAGTATTATAACCATGAAATTACCTTCAATAGATCATCCTGTCCACAGCCAGACAATACATCAATTTTCCTTCTTGTCCTCTCCTGTAGAAGTGGTTTCACAACCTGATAATAGCACAAAGGTTATGATTGTTGCGTCCGTTGAAAACTAAAAAGAGCAAAATTCACATATCAGGGAATTTAAAGCTACGGACTAACACCAGGGGACAAAAATGTGGAACAAACCTTCCAACAAGCAGAAAAGACATATGGGGCATTCACAATGTAATAAGTTTGTGTCTTCTCGGGGTAGTTGAGATCATCGATTGAAGAAATAATAGTCATGAGCTGCAGAAGAACAAAACATGAGTGCCATATGCCCATATATGTTGAGaataataaacaaagaatTCTAATAGATTTCTTCAATCACCCTGGAAAGGAGAATTACAGTCAAATAAACTAGAAATCTCTTATTCCTGAGTGGTGATGTACCTTTATCTGGTTTAATGCTGAGAACTTCAAGCCAGTCATGTCTAGAACCTTGATACATTTGCTAACATGCTTCCCGTACTTTTTTGTAGCAGCAGGCTAAAAACATCAAGTTGAGTTAatcaaatgttaaaaaaaaatgaaaacatagaGATAAAGCACGAGAGTGCTCACCAAAATCACACGATCCCGATATTCATTGATCTGAATGTGGGATTGCACATAATAATGAACCTATGATGAAGGCAGATGTAGTCAAAGTGAATAAAGTAAGAACAGAAAGCTATTAAGCAAATTGTGGGGACCTCTGTGATCTGTAAAAGCTTGATGTTTAGACATGAAAGTTGCATAGTTAAACCTCTTGaaactgaaaataataattagtaataataagACTTACAGATGCTTTGTCAAATGTGCTCAGACCCACTCCAACAGCAAAGACAGGGAGGCCCTGTTGGAAAATGTCTCCATTATTAGTAAGAGCGTGGAATCccaaagaaagaggaaaatgcTAATCTGATTTGTTAGCATCTATTGAACCTGTTCCTGTTTCATCAAAAAGCTCACCTCATATGAGTAACCCGACAATCCTATAAGCTGTGAATCACGTATGGCTCTGTATAGTTCTTCAGGAATGATGGGTTTCTGCAGTTAAAAGAATAGCAGTAGAATCAGAAGTTGAGTACTGGCAGAAATTCTTATCCCAGAAAAGTACTTACTGCTAGCATATCATCAATGTCATTTTGCACTCTCCAGTTCAAACAATCAACCAACTGAAATATCACACAGTGAGCAATTCATGAGTTCAGAATTCAGCAAATATGTTTCATTCACATATTAAATGGTGACTTTTTTGCCTGACCATCTTGTGAGCTTTTGTAACATTTCCTTCTCTCGCCTTCAGAAAACGCGTCAAAGTTTCATGAGGATATCCTTGATGTACATTCTGCAAATTGATTGCAAATGATAAGGATTTCTCACACTATGAAAAAGGGTCAGAAATCTATGCAACTACAGCTGTGTTGAGATAGAGTTCCTCAAAATTTATAAGGAGGATCCAGTAAATCCCTGAAAATAATGAATCTGAAAACTGGAGGGTTTTTAACATAAGAGAGTCCGAAGATGGTTTTTATGTCAGACACGGACAGGACACACTATTCCTTCTCTtcatattattacttttattcaGGATATCAAAGAGCAGATAGGTATGGACGCACCAAGATCCAGAAGTTGAATTCCTAAATGCATAAGTAGGACATTGATTTCTCACCCCTTTTCATTCAAGAAATGGGTTGTGCTCATCGAAATTCAAagacagaaaaatataacatcatCAATGAAAAGTGAAGTTGATTGACAGTTAACATTCAGAGGATGAAGGCACACGGTTCAAACATTGAGATGATATAATTCAGATACACAACAGAGAATGCatattacagaaattaaacaGTCCCAAAAgagaaattcttgaatttcctGACTAGAGTTGATAAGCAGAACCAAAATtcgaaaagaagaaaaataatttctaaacAGATACAAACCTGGAATGTCCTTTTAAGTGATTCATCAACTGCACACAGTTCACCAAGAAAATCATAAAGATCagaacaaaattatgagtaaTGGGTACATAAAAGAAAGAGATCAACATGAGCAGACCTTCCTCCATTAACGCTTCAAACTGATTGATGGATTCTTGGGGAACCACAgccatttcttcttcttagTACAACAAAAGCTTTCAACAATAACTTAGCACTAAATCTTATTCAACTTTCACTTGCATATATAAtacaattctttttctttttactctGTTGGTTAAAGGGAATGCAGAGCAAGAAAGAACAAcagcaagagagagagagagatagagagaaacaaagaaagattccacttttatttttaaggaaaaaagagaaagctAATGGGGTCAAGATTCAAGAAAGGCAACCCCTCTACCTTCTCTTATCCTTTCCTCTATTCTCTCTTCTTCAgacacaaacaaaaacaaacacaaaaaagaaaagaacccTTTGGAAATGCTGATGATTCCTCACTCTTTTGAAATCCTAAGACagacaaaaaatatgtgaattctTGATTTCCTTACACAGAAATGGCTATGGATTGCTCAAGATCAGTCAGAGAAAAGATGCTGACAGAGAATTTagcacccccccccccacaccaCCAAAGTTGACTTTAAGTCAGGATCAacagaatttaaataaaataatgacaaGGGAAATTTTGACTCTAAGCCCAGAATCTGTGAGGATATGTATATACTGTATACATAACAGTTTCATAGATAACATTATAGTGCAAAGTTGAAAAGAGACGGCAGTAAAACAGAATGAAGGCCACCCATTGATTCAATAAGATACTTTATATAAGtatcaacaaaataatattcaattttataccttttcttaaaatatatttttcattagaaAAAAGGTTTTGTATTTCCTATTATTTGCACattagttatataatattttcttgaaatatatacGACATTGgcaaaaaaaaacattaaatttaacgTATAgtataccatttattaaatacgagcatttaaaaataatcggCTCTGActgaaagtatatattttgactaaaaaaatactttaaaatatccttatttaatataaccGCCTATTCAGTTATTTGGTCATGTCGATAATTCTactaatgtatttataattaaaatatttttaaaatttgataaactattatttattttaattaattaaattaaatataataaaattttaaatcatctGTAGGGTTCTTGCATCAAACAAAAGGATGACACTATATCCTAGTCAGCATGATCAGGCCTccatacaattattattttttattcttaaaaccaaaataaataattagttgaaATGACACATCTGGTCGGTCTATGATAGCAACCCAaatatttaccttttttttttaaaaaaaaaagaaaaaagaaaaaagaaaaaatctaaagaaatataatatattaaaagatattattaatcataataaaaaaaaaagaatttgttaaGCATTTAGCCCTGGCCCATAAATTATACAGCTCCAAGCCCTTAATTTACAAAGCCCAATGTCTTAGGTGAATACATAAGGCTGGGCCCAAAATTGACTGGTTCAAGTGGGCTACTGAGAGTCTGAGTCCATATCTTATTGTAggtatttaatctatttttaatcGTAGtatattgtttctttattttattttttttgaatttattgattaatttaaaaaaattaatatcctCGTGCATATACGAAGATCGTCTTTGTTTAATTAGAAGAAATCTCGTCATATTAATGCATCAATCTAATTATACCATCTTGATACATCAGAACAAGCCGTAAAATGTTCAAGCAGTAACCCTCCAACCACTCAGTTAAATCTGATTAAGGGTTGCACCCGAACGAAaacatttgaattttaggaataatttgaagtaaaaattctaaataactctaaaaaataatttaaaacgaACGTTCAAATATCGAAatccaataaatatattattataaatttaaaattcataggTCAAAAACCCATGTATGGAAAcacaaaacaacaacaaagaaaaactgAACAGTTCATGCCACATCAAATTCATACATTCGTTTATCTTATAGTTTTCTTACAAACTCATAAGATCATCTTCATAGTATGATCGAACGTTGTTAATCCTACACGTGATCTCGTATACGTTGAGCTTAGACTACTTCTCTACGGTCCAAGATACCCCCCTACGTATTCGCATATTccttaataattgattaatataaaattccaATTACAGTTAATTCTAGTTAATAATTTCTTGCAGTGATCATGTGATTACGATATgtctcaataatttaattaaagcataCAACGTCATCAGTTTCCGAACCTTTCACATAGTTCTTTCTAATCAAATGCATTCAGTCATTactcaaataaattaacacaataatttaatgtaattaattaagtatagtCACATTTAATCCaaagaaacatttttttttctataccTGATAAGggaagttatataattatcagaatacccctatattttttatcattttttcatGTATTCTAGGACTGAGCGCGTGGGACCCATGACGCAGGTACAGCAGCAGCGGCAACAGGTTCTTACAGAGGGGTGACGTGGCTCGTCCTCATTAGAGCCACGTGTCGCCTAAGCAAAGGGTACCGTACAAGTATAAATAGcctcatttatgattattcaaacACGTTTTCACCACTTCATTTTACCGTCATATTTGTGATCTCATTCGATCTCGTTACTATATTTTCGACCCCACCTTTtttaacttaagcatcggagggccatcGCCGAGGGCTTCTCGGCTAGTCTTACGTTTGCTGTGTTCTCAAGATCCACAACAGGTAACTCGAAAGAGGGAATCAACGACCTCAATCCAGCGATCCGACATAGCGATTCAATCCGAAAAT encodes:
- the LOC105168056 gene encoding phosphatidylinositol/phosphatidylcholine transfer protein SFH2 encodes the protein MAVVPQESINQFEALMEEVDESLKRTFQNVHQGYPHETLTRFLKAREGNVTKAHKMLVDCLNWRVQNDIDDMLAKPIIPEELYRAIRDSQLIGLSGYSYEGLPVFAVGVGLSTFDKASVHYYVQSHIQINEYRDRVILPAATKKYGKHVSKCIKVLDMTGLKFSALNQIKLMTIISSIDDLNYPEKTQTYYIVNAPYVFSACWKVVKPLLQERTRRKIDVLSGCGQDDLLKIMDYSSLPHFCRKRSTGSSNHLDSVENCFSLDHPFHQQLYNYTQQQFFISKPAAPVKQGSVHVSLPEDADEEDIAKTLESELEKFKDLDIVQNH